In Pirellulaceae bacterium, the sequence AAAGAACTCTTGTTGACCGCTCGTGAGGCTTATCGGAATGACTTCCGTGGACGTGCCCGAAAGATAACGCCGCACTTGCTCGCAACCTGCTTGAAATACATTCGCAACCTGACCCTTTTGGAACGACGTTTGACTCCCGACTTGTATTCGATTGTGATGGCTGCGAAACAGGTGTGCGGTGATGGTTATGCCCTTCACGTGGCAGAGGTTGCGCGGGAGTACCCCTACCAGGGCGCCTTGCAGCAACGATCGGTTGGTATGGGCGTTGATCAAATTCGCATGCCTGACGGGGGGACGCTGGTCGCGAAGAGTCGTTTGCCGGGACCACCCGTTACCTGGCGCTCTTGTGAGTTGCGTCGCCGTCCTGACAAAAGCGAACGCGAACGCTGGGGGATGAAATGGAATCCCATGTCGCAATGCAGTTGGCCACCTGAAGACGACTTGATCGAAAACTTTCGCGCTCATGTGGTTGATCGAGCGAAACAGTTGATGGGTGCCGACTTGGTACGCACCGAGAAGTTTACCACGAGTATTAAAGATGGAATTGATATCAGAGATACGCTGAGGAATTGGCACACCCAGCAAATTTACGTCAAAGTGTTGCCTCCGACTCGCGGCAAGTTGGATGCCGTGGTGATGCTGTTTGATTCGCCGGCCGATCCGCGTGATTATCCCGTCCGCACCACCTGGTTCGCCGAACACGAAAATGAATCGACGTTGGCATTTTTCTCATCGGATTTTTCGGAGGAGCTGGTCGGTCCGGGAATCGGTTTGGCGACCTATGGGGGAGCGATGTTTTTGTTCCCGCCGGTTGCCATTCCTGATATTTGGAACGACCCGCGTCTCGACTTTGTCGAGACTTTGGAGGAACGGATCTTGGCTGCAGCCTGTTTGCACAGCGAAAGCTCAACCATCGCCCTCTTGTCTGCTTACCCACCAGGCGCCGCATGGAGGAGACTGGCTAAGCGGTTCGGCAAGAAATGGATCCATGTGCCACTCGCGCAGTTCAGTGATGCGACGGTGCAACAACTGCGCATGGTTCACGTGTTGAATGGACGCGAAGTTCGTAGCTACGCAGCTCACTTCATTCGAAAGGCTTAAGTGAGCCGTTAAACGGACAGAATCAATCGACTGACGGTGCCAAAGCTAACTCTTTCAACGCATCGAGGCTTGCCAAAACATCATCTCGAGAAATCTGCTGCCAGTCTTCTGTCTTGTGGTGCAGAATTGCAAGCTTGAATGTCTCGAATGCCTCTGAAAGATCCGATGGCAGTTCGGCCAAGTTCTCGAACGGACGCACGAAGGGAGCCGCATCTTGTTGATCATCAGCGTAGATCGAAGCTCCAGAAGTATCCCCCGTCGTGTTTGGGTCGCCGTCCGATTTTGACGTTGGGACGTCGTCATCGTCGCCGAAATCGGGCCCGGCTGGGCTGCGCGCTTCCGCGACAAATTCATTGTCAGAAACTACCAGACGTTCTTGGGCTTGAGGCGATGTTGGATCTTCCACCTGGAAATCTTCGTCAGTTTCCTGGCTGACGATATCCTCATCTTGCGGTTCGTCATCCGCGATTGCGCCGGTAGCTTCCCATCGCTGGCGCCGCATTTGAGACACCGACCAGTCGCTTTGGACTGAGCCTTCCAGCCACATCTCGGCATCTTCCCAATCGACGGCTGCCTGGAAATGGCTCCAGAATAATCCTTGAAAGTCTTGGTGGTTTGAGCCAAAACGCTCAAAGACGCGGCGCAAACGGCCCACGTGCTGTCCAGTCACCGCTCCTACAATGCGACTCCACGCCTCATCCGAGTAGTCGGTTGTGGGGGCTTCCGCAGCAATCAGTGACTCTCGCCACTCGAAGATGATACGGCCCTTTTCCCAGTTGGTTGTACTGATTAGCCGATTCCAGCGGCCCACGTAAGGTTGCGAAGTTACATCGACTGAGACAGCTTCTTGCTCGCTATCCATTTGCGCTTGCTCCTGACCAAATCCATATCCTGCTGAAGTCGATCGATGCTAACCAAGGGAATAGCGTTCGTGAAGATGCAATCAGCGATTGTTGCCCTGGATAGAATCTGAACCATTATTTCTCGAATTATTTGCCAACAACTTGGCGTGGATTTTGTTGTCAGGAGCCAACTTGCAATGGGGATAACTTGTCGAGAAACGGCAGGCATGTCCTGTGAGCACATTCCGAGCCCAAGATGACCCCATGGAATTACGAAAACCTAGTCTGCCCGTTCCGTAGAATCGAAGCCACAGCCCTTGTGAGAACCGTCACAGAAAGGCTGATTGGTCGAATGGCCGCAGCGACACAACGCAATTGCGGGTTTGCTTTTGTCGATCGGGTAAGCGTTGCCTTCGCCATCGACGAGCGTGATTGGACCTTCGACGAGAAATGGACCGTTGTCCCGCACCGAAATCTTGACATCCGACATGCGAATAACTCCTTGGTTGAAAGCGCCTGGGATCATGAGAAAACAGCGATGATGATCGAAGTTTATCGACTTGAAGAGATTTGAGTAGATGTCTTCTGCGAGTTTCGCTTACTTCCGGCGCTGTGACGACGAGCCCTACGACTCTTGAGCGATTCGGCTTACAATTTGAACGGAGGACAACGATGCAAGACGAAGCCTTTTATGTTTGCCCTGCTTGCGGGGAGGAAATCGTTATCCCTGTCGATTTTTCTGCAGGACGCGTCCAGGATTACGTCGAAGACTGCCCGGTCTGCTGCCGGCCTAACCTGTTGCATGTCGAGACAGAAGATGACGGTAGTGTGAGGGTTTGGGGCGAGTCGGAGTAGATTTTGTGTTCAGTTAGGATTCGGTTGCCGTGAGACCGCCGAAAAACTGAGGCCCTTTCGTGACTAAGGTAACAACGAACAGAAAGCGGAGAGCTGTTCATGCAGTTCGCGGAGAGCTGCGAGCTGTGCTCCTCTTTGTCGCGATTGTCTGGGTCGTGTTTGCGGTCTCCCAATTCGTTCCTTCCCTCCGTGCCTGGGGGGTGATCCCACGTTCCTCCCGAGGGTTGATTGGGATCCTGACGATGACGTTCTTGCATGCGAATTGGCAGCATATTGCCAGCAATACGATTCCGCTGCTGATTTTGTTAGCGCTCTTGGTCGGTTCGAAAATCTCGTCCTGGAAAATCGTCGTATCCATCATCTTGGTCGGTGGATGTTTGCTCTGGGGCGTTGGTATGCAAGGTAATCATATCGGTGCTAGTTTGTTGATTTACGGCTTGATCGCCTTCTTGATTTCATCAGGATTGTTCTTTGAAAAACGACCGATTCCATTGGTCATCGCCATCTCGGTGGGCTGCCTCTATGGTTTCCCCTTACTGACCGGTGTGCTGCCCAGGATTTCAAATCCGGAACACCTATCATGGGACGGACATTTGTGTGGTGCGATTGCCGGGGTTGTTGTGGCCTATTTCTTGGAGCGACGTAACGTGGGGCGATTGTCGAAGCAGAAAATTCCCGCTAAGTAAGATAGGTCAGTGCGGAGTCGATTACCGAACAGTGGCCGATCAATCTTTCAACACGGTTCGTTGACGGTGCCGGAGAATATTGTCTAAAGGCGAGA encodes:
- a CDS encoding CDGSH iron-sulfur domain-containing protein translates to MSDVKISVRDNGPFLVEGPITLVDGEGNAYPIDKSKPAIALCRCGHSTNQPFCDGSHKGCGFDSTERAD
- a CDS encoding CPXCG motif-containing cysteine-rich protein, whose amino-acid sequence is MQDEAFYVCPACGEEIVIPVDFSAGRVQDYVEDCPVCCRPNLLHVETEDDGSVRVWGESE
- a CDS encoding rhomboid family intramembrane serine protease: MTKVTTNRKRRAVHAVRGELRAVLLFVAIVWVVFAVSQFVPSLRAWGVIPRSSRGLIGILTMTFLHANWQHIASNTIPLLILLALLVGSKISSWKIVVSIILVGGCLLWGVGMQGNHIGASLLIYGLIAFLISSGLFFEKRPIPLVIAISVGCLYGFPLLTGVLPRISNPEHLSWDGHLCGAIAGVVVAYFLERRNVGRLSKQKIPAK